In one Pungitius pungitius chromosome 13, fPunPun2.1, whole genome shotgun sequence genomic region, the following are encoded:
- the abcg8 gene encoding ATP-binding cassette sub-family G member 8: MDTDTGHNHTYSSSETRDTELFSPEEEDSSLYFTYSGGCNELEVNNLHYEVDTAAQIPWYERLSEFKLPWEIKGNKQTAINQLSLRVRSGQMLAVIGSSGCGKTSLLDIITCRDEGGARTSGHVLINGRPNTPQLVKKNIAHVRQDDRLLPHLTVRETLAFVARLRLPTHFSQAQRDQRVDDVIAELRLRQCAHTRVGNDYVRGVSGGERRRVSIAVQLLWNPGILILDEPTSGLDSFTAHNLVITLSRLARGNRLVLLSVHQPRSDIFQLFDLVVLLSSGSAVYCGPARDMVHYFTALGYPCPRYCNPSDFYVDLISIDRRSPEREAECLERSAVLAERFMESVRDTDDHMWKPAGGAAAPAPPESPQQTSQAKGENVITVSKQSNRLPGRLHQFTILIRRHMYNDFRDLVTLLVHGFEALLMSLLVGCLYYGAGEERLSIQDTVALLYMIGALTPFAVVLDVIAKCHTERAMLYHELEDGMYSVTSYFFAKVLGELPEHCVFTLVYGLPIYWLAGLNGAPDRFLLNFLLVWLMVYCSRAMALFVAAALPTLQTSAFMGNALFTVFYLTGGFVINMENMWLVASWLSHASFMRWGFEGMLQVQFRGNKYPVTIHNITIDVDGIHMVEAMHMNQYPLFSCYLVLVAICVVFMALYYVCLKFIKQKSSQDW, encoded by the exons ATGGACACTGACACGGGCCACAATCACACGTACAGCTCCTCAGAG ACTCGGGACACCGAGTTGTTCTCCCCCGAAGAAGAAGACAGCAGTCTGTACTTCACCTACAGCGGGGGGTGCAACGAGCTGGAAGTCAACAACCTGCACTATGAG GTGGACACGGCGGCTCAGATCCCGTGGTACGAGAGGTTATCGGAGTTCAAGTTGCCCTGGGAGATAAAAGGGAACAAGCAGACGGCCATCAACCAGCTCAGCCTCCGGGTCCGCAGCGGGCAAATGCTGGCTGTCATTGGCAGCTCAg GTTGTGGTAAAACCTCTTTGCTGGACATAATAACGTGTCGCGACGAGGGCGGCGCGAGGACATCCGGCCACGTCCTGATCAACGGGAGGCCCAACACGCCGCAGCTGGTGAAGAAGAACATCGCCCACGTGCGCCAGGACGACCGGCTTCTTCCCCACCTCACGGTGCGGGAGACTCTGGCCTTTGTGGCCCGACTGAGGCTCCCCACCCACTTCTCACAGGCCCAGCGGGACCAGAGG gtggatgatgtcatcgcgGAGCTGCGGCTGCGGCAGTGTGCTCACACCCGGGTGGGAAACGACTACGTGAGGGGCGTCTCCggtggggagaggaggagagtcaGTATAGCGGTCCAGCTGCTCTGGAACCCCG GCATTCTGATCCTGGACGAGCCCACGTCCGGTTTGGACAGCTTCACGGCCCACAACCTGGTGATCACCCTGTCCCGCCTGGCCCGGGGGAACCGCCTGGTCCTGCTGTCGGTCCACCAGCCGCGCTCCGACATCTTCCAGCTCTTCGACCTGGTCGTCCTGCTGTCGTCGGGGTCGGCCGTTTACTGCGGCCCCGCCCGCGACATGGTGCATTACTTCACTGCCCTCGGGTACCCCTGCCCGCGATACTGCAACCCATCTGACTTCtatg TGGATCTCATCAGCATAGACCGGCGGAGTCCGGAGCGAGAGGCCGAGTGTTTGGAGCGGTCCGCGGTTCTGGCCGAGAGGTTCATGGAAAGCGTGCGAGACACGGACGACCACATGTGGAAACCAGCGGGGGGCGCCGCAGCCCCGGCGCCGCCGGAGAG CCCTCAGCAGACGAGCCAAGCGAAGGGAGAGAACGTCATCACCGTCTCCAAGCAGAGCAACAGGCTGCCTGGCCGACTTCACCAGTTCACCATCCTCATCAG GCGTCACATGTACAACGACTTCAGAGACCTGGTCACCTTACTGGTCCACGGCTTCGAGGCCCTCCTCATGTCGCTGCTGGTCGGCTGTCTGTACTACGGGGCGGGGGAGGAGCGCCTGTCCATTCAGGACACGGTGGCCCTCCTCTACATGATCGGGGCGCTCACCCCGTTCGCCGTGGTGCTGGACGTCATAGCCAAGT GTCACACGGAGAGAGCCATGCTCTACCACGAGCTGGAGGACGGCATGTACTCCGTCACCTCCTACTTCTTTGCCAAG GTGCTGGGGGAGCTACCGGAGCACTGCGTGTTCACGCTGGTCTACGGGCTGCCCATCTACTGGCTGGCCGGCCTCAACGGGGCCCCGGACCGTTTCCTGCTGAACTTCCTGCTGGTGTGGCTGATGGTGTACTGCAGCCGAGCCATGGCCCTGTTCGTGGCCGCCGCGCTGCCCACCCTGCAGACCTCGGCCTTCATGGGCAACGCCCTTTTCACCGTCTTCTACCTGACCGGAGGCTTCGTCATCAACATGGAGAACATGTGGCTCG TGGCCTCGTGGCTCTCTCACGCCTCCTTCATGCGTTGGGGCTTTGAGGGCATGCTGCAGGTGCAGTTCCGAGGCAACAAGTACCCCGTCACCATCCACAACATCACCATCGATGTTGACGGCATACAC ATGGTGGAGGCCATGCACATGAACCAGTatcctctcttctcctgctaTCTGGTCCTTGTGGCGATCTGTGTGGTCTTCATGGCGCTCTATTACGTCTGCCTGAAGTTCATCAAACAGAAGTCCAGCCAGGACTGGTGA